One segment of Coffea arabica cultivar ET-39 chromosome 7c, Coffea Arabica ET-39 HiFi, whole genome shotgun sequence DNA contains the following:
- the LOC113701690 gene encoding ABC transporter F family member 5, with product MDLASKLQLIDLRSTFLSGTSRRGFALRPPHLPMLPTTTSTTLKTTTFPKKQPKISAKLQAVAVETAETEVKDEIESLFTEDSDTQVGSKRVNKQSSSGASSVSSGIRLENVSKSYKGVTVLKDVNWEVKKGEKVGLVGVNGAGKTTQLRIISGLEEPDSGNVIKAKANMRISFLSQEFEVLGTRTVKEEFMSAFKEEMQVAERLEKVQKAIEKSVDDLELMGRLLDEFDLLQRRAQAVDLDVVEVKINKLIPELGFVPEDSDRLVASFSSGWQMRMSLGKILLQDPDLLLLDEPTNHLDLDTIEWLEGYLQKQDVPMVIISHDRAFLDQLCTKIVETDMGVSRTYDGNYSDYTIARAVWIEAQFAAWEKQQKEIQQTKELMNRLSAGANAGRASTAEKKLEKLQDEEQVDKPFIRKQMKIRFPERGRSGRSVVTIKNLEFAFGDKTLFKNANLTIERGEKIAIIGPNGCGKSTLLKLIMGLQKPDRGEVLLGEHNVLPNYFEQNQAEALDLDKTVLETVAEVAEDWRLDDIKGLLGRCNFKADMLDRKVSFLSGGEKARLAFCKFMVKPSTLLVLDEPTNHLDIPSKEMLEEAINEYKGTVITVSHDRYFIKQIVNRVLEVKDGHVQDYVGDYNYYLEKNLEARKRELEREAELEEKSPKAKAKSKMSKAEKEARKKQKMQSFQAAKQKSKGLKNAKRWN from the exons ATGGATTTAGCTTCAAAACTCCAACTTATCGACCTAAGGTCCACTTTCCTCAGCGGAACCTCCCGGAGAGGCTTCGCTCTCCGCCCTCCCCACCTCCCTATGCTCCCTACAACAACTTCCACGACCCTCAAAACCACAACTTTTCCTAAAAAGCAGCCTAAAATTTCAGCCAAATTACAGGCTGTGGCGGTGGAAACTGCTGAAACTGAGGTGAAAGATGAAATAGAGTCGCTTTTTACGGAGGATTCGGACACCCAGGTGGGTTCTAAGCGTGTAAATAAGCAGTCGAGTAGTGGGGCGTCTAGTGTTTCATCTGGGATTAGGCTGGAAAATGTTAGTAAGAGTTATAAGGGTGTGACTGTGTTGAAAGATGTGAATTGGGAGGTGAAAAAAGGCGAAAAGGTCGGATTGGTAGGCGTAAATGGAGCAGGGAAAACGACCCAATTGAGGATTATATCTGGTTTAGAGGAGCCTGACTCAGGGAATGTGATTAAGGCCAAGGCTAATATGAGAATTTCGTTTTTGAGTCAAGAATTTGAGGTATTGGGGACGCGAACAGTGAAGGAAGAGTTTATGAGCGCATTCAAGGAGGAAATGCAGGTTGCTGAGAGGTTGGAGAAGGTTCAGAAGGCTATAGAGAAGAGTGTGGATGATTTGGAGTTGATGGGAAGGCTGTTGGATGAGTTTGACTTGTTGCAGAGAAGAGCTCAGGCTGTAGACTTGGATGTGGTTGAGGTAAAGATTAATAAGTTGATTCCTGAACTTGGATTTGTTCCTGAGGATTCTGATAGGCTCGTGGCTTCATTTAGTAGTGGCTGGCAGATGAGGATGTCCCTTGGGAAGATTCTTTTGCAG GACCCAGATTTGCTACTTTTGGATGAACCTACAAATCACCTTGATCTTGATACAATTGAGTGGCTTGAAGGTTATCTCCAGAAGCAAGATGTGCCAATGGTCATCATATCTCATGATAGGGCTTTCCTAGACCAGCTGTGTACCAAAATTGTCGAAACAGATATGGGTGTATCAAGGACGTATGATGGGAATTACTCTGATTATACTATTGCAAGGGCAGTTTGGATTGAAGCTCAGTTTGCAGCATGGGAGAAGCAACAGAAGGAAATTCAGCAGACAAAAGAGCTAATGAACAGGCTAAGTGCAGGAGCAAATGCAGGCCGTGCATCTACTGCTGAAAAG AAGCTGGAGAAACTTCAGGACGAGGAACAAGTTGATAAACCTTTTATTCGGAAGCAAATGAAGATCAGGTTCCCTGAGCGTGGGAGAAGTGGGCGCTCTGTAGTGACGATAAAGAATCTGGAGTTTGCATTTGGAGATAAG ACACTATTTAAGAATGCCAATTTAACAATCGAAAGGGGAGAGAAAATTGCCATCATTGGCCCAAATGGATGTGGTAAAAGTACTTTGCTCAAATTAATTATGGGCCTACAGAAGCCAGATAGAGGTGAAGTGTTGCTTGGGGAGCACAATGTATTGCCAAACTACTTTGAGCAGAATCAG gCTGAGGCTCTTGATTTAGATAAAACAGTGCTTGAAACAGTAGCAGAAGTTGCAGAGGACTGGAGGCTTGATGATATCAAGGGACTTCTTGGGCGTTGTAATTTCAAAGCTGATATGCTTGATAGGAAAGTTTCCTTCTTGAGTGGTGGTGAGAAG GCTCGACTAGCATTTTGCAAGTTTATGGTGAAACCTTCAACCTTGCTTGTCCTGGATGAACCAACAAATCATTTGGATATACCTTCAAAAGAGATGCTTGAG GAGGCCATCAATGAGTACAAGGGAACTGTTATTACTGTATCTCATGATCGGTACTTCATAAAGCAAATTGTTAACAGAGTGTTGGAAGTGAAGGATGGTCATGTGCAAGACTATGTTGGAGATTACAAC TATTATTTAGAGAAGAACCTTGAAGCAAGGAAGAGAGAGCTTGAGCGCGAGGCAGAACTCGAGGAGAAGTCCCCAAAGGCAAAGGCCAAATCAAAGATGTCAAAG GCAGAAAAGGAAGCTAGGAAGAAGCAGAAAATGCAGTCATTTCAGGCTGCTAAACAAAAGTCTAAAGGGTTGAAGAATGCTAAAAGATGGAACTGA
- the LOC113701691 gene encoding probable 20S rRNA accumulation protein 4: MEEVILGMPGPWADDNSEVADHYTTKIGGLPDWPIPDIGIKPELLICPSCKSNLCLLAQVYAPISNESLTLEERVIYIFGCVMLQCGSNPSSWRALRVQKSVSSEDPFVHSNDVAPFPPSSVSAVKNDWQQDLWTFESREDDDGGNGDDLDLEDLSRAFSEAASLSSNSKKQSCDPEASLKPSSTDEKSKANDKQFPVLPCFYIYAQEEKFTKEVTSLWSKYGSLSVNGNESDLDDHTPEERWEEEKYEYDKALNADRTYLKFKKRIDAYPEQCFRYSYGGRPLVAFMDKEDAGTCCLCGGSRQYEMQLMPPLLYFLQKATSKQPNISLESWNWMTLIIYTCSKSCAESIHLDKPNNHGWVVAEEAVVVQLE; this comes from the exons ATGGAAGAAGTTATATTGGGAATGCCAGGACCTTGGGCCGATGATAATTCTGAAGTGGCTGACCATTATACAACCAAAATTGGAGGTCTTCCT GACTGGCCAATTCCTGATATTGGTATTAAGCCTGAACTGCTAATATGTCCATCATGTAAAAGCAATCTCTGTCTTCTTGCACAG GTTTATGCTCCGATTTCGAACGAGAGTTTGACACTTGAAGAACGTGTTATTTACATTTTTGGTTGTGTAATGCTGCAATGTGGGAGCAATCCTTCAAG TTGGAGAGCTCTTCGAGTACAGAAGTCAGTCAGTAGTGAAGATCCATTTGTACACAGTAATGATGTTGCCCCTTTTCCGCCGTCTTCTGTTTCAGCTGTTAAAAATGATTGGCAGCAAGACTTGTGGACATTCGAGTCTAGAGAGGATGATGATGGTGGAAACGGTGATGACTTAGATCTAGAGGACTTAAGTAGGGCATTTTCTGAAGCTGCAAGTTTGTCTTCCAATTCAAAGAAACAAAGTTGTGATCCTGAGGCTAGTCTGAAGCCTTCATCTACAGATGAGAAATCTAAAGCTAATGATAAACAATTTCCTG TTTTGCCTTGCTTCTACATATATGCACAGGAGGAGAAATTTACAAAGGAGGTCACTTCCTTGTGGTCAAAATATGGCTCACTGTCTGTGAATGGGAACGAAAGTGATCTTGATGATCATACACCGGAAGAGAGATGGGAAGAGGAGAAGTATGAATATGATAAAGCCTTGAATGCCGATAGGACTTACCTCAAGTTCAAGAAACGTATTGATGCATATCCAGAGCAATGCTTCAG ATATTCATATGGTGGGAGGCCACTAGTGGCCTTTATGGATAAGGAAGATGCTGGCACATGCTGCCTTTGTGGTGGGTCAAGGCAATACGAGATGCAGCTGATGCCGCCATTGTTATATTTTCTACAGAAAGCAACCAGTAAACAACCCAACATTTCTTTGGAGAGCTGGAACTGGATGACTCTGATCATCTATACCTGTTCTAAG AGCTGTGCAGAGTCTATCCATCTGGATAAGCCCAACAATCACGGCTGGGTTGTAGCAGAGGAAGCTGTTGTTGTACAGTTGGAGTAA
- the LOC113701692 gene encoding DNA-directed RNA polymerase II subunit 4 has protein sequence MSGEEEENAAELKIGDEFLKAKCLMNCEVSLILEHKYEQLQQMSEDPMNQMSQVFEKSLQYVKRFSRYKNPDSVRQVREILSRYQLAEFELCVLGNLCPETVEEAIAMVPSIKNRGRALDDDAIEKMLNDLSLVKKFE, from the exons ATGTCgggagaagaggaagagaacGCCGCTGAGCTCAAGATTGGTGATG AATTTTTGAAggccaagtgtttgatgaattgtgaaGTTTCCTTAATTCTTGAACATAAGTATGAGCAGCTTCAGCAGATGTCGGAGGATCCAATGAATCAAATGTCTCA AGTATTTGAGAAGTCTCTGCAGTATGTGAAGCGTTTCAGCCGCTACAAGAATCCTGATTCTGTCAGACAAGTCCGAGA GATTCTTAGCAGATACCAGCTTGCTGAATTTGAG CTTTGTGTACTTGGTAATCTTTGCCCAGAGACTGTTGAGGAAGCTATTGCTATGGTCCCATCAATCAAG AATAGAGGCCGTGCCCTTGATGACGATGCTATTGAGAAGATGCTGAATGACTTATCTCTGGTCAAGAAATTTGAGTAG